The following coding sequences lie in one Streptomyces xiamenensis genomic window:
- a CDS encoding 2-oxoacid:ferredoxin oxidoreductase subunit beta encodes MTTEALPVIDALSLVPKAGAKQSMKDFKSDQEVRWCPGCGDYAVLAAVQGFMPELGLAKENIAFISGIGCSSRFPYYMNTYGMHSIHGRAPAIATGLATSRRDLSVWVVTGDGDALSIGGNHLIHALRRNVNLKILLFNNRIYGLTKGQYSPTSEGGKITKSSPMGSLDTPFNPVSLALGAEASFVARTVDSDRKHLTSVLRAAAEHKGSALIEIYQNCNIFNDGAFEALKDKQRAQEAVIRLEHGEPIRFGLPGEDGLGTKGVFRNQETGDMEVAEITPENVSRVLVHDANSASPTTAFALSRLADPDTLHHTPIGVLRSVRRPVYDDLMADQLDEAVNRKGKGDLSALLQGNDTWTVAG; translated from the coding sequence ATGACCACTGAGGCTCTTCCCGTGATCGACGCGCTGTCGCTGGTGCCCAAGGCCGGCGCCAAGCAGTCGATGAAGGACTTCAAGTCGGACCAGGAGGTCCGCTGGTGCCCCGGCTGCGGTGACTACGCGGTGCTGGCGGCCGTGCAGGGCTTCATGCCCGAGCTGGGCCTGGCCAAGGAGAACATCGCCTTCATCTCCGGCATCGGCTGCTCCAGCCGCTTCCCGTACTACATGAACACCTACGGGATGCACTCCATCCACGGGCGCGCCCCGGCGATCGCGACCGGCCTGGCGACCTCGCGGCGGGACCTGTCGGTGTGGGTGGTCACGGGCGACGGCGACGCGCTGTCGATCGGCGGCAACCACCTGATCCACGCGCTGCGGCGCAACGTCAACCTGAAGATCCTGCTGTTCAACAACCGGATCTACGGCCTGACGAAGGGCCAGTACAGCCCGACCTCCGAGGGCGGGAAGATCACCAAGTCCAGCCCGATGGGCTCGCTGGACACCCCGTTCAACCCGGTGTCGCTGGCGCTGGGCGCGGAGGCGTCGTTCGTGGCACGGACGGTGGACTCGGACCGCAAGCACCTCACCTCGGTGCTGCGGGCGGCGGCGGAGCACAAGGGCTCGGCGCTGATCGAGATCTACCAGAACTGCAACATCTTCAACGACGGTGCGTTCGAGGCGCTGAAGGACAAGCAGCGGGCGCAGGAGGCGGTCATCCGCCTGGAGCACGGCGAGCCGATCCGCTTCGGCCTGCCGGGCGAGGACGGCCTGGGCACCAAGGGTGTCTTCCGCAACCAGGAGACGGGCGACATGGAGGTCGCGGAGATCACGCCGGAGAACGTCTCCCGGGTGCTGGTCCACGACGCGAACTCCGCCTCCCCGACGACGGCGTTCGCGCTGTCCCGGCTGGCCGACCCGGACACCCTGCACCACACCCCGATCGGGGTGCTGCGCAGCGTGCGGCGTCCGGTGTACGACGACCTGATGGCGGACCAGCTGGACGAGGCCGTCAACCGCAAGGGCAAGGGCGATCTGTCCGCGCTGCTCCAGGGCAACGACACCTGGACCGTGGCGGGCTGA
- a CDS encoding Uma2 family endonuclease, whose product MGAVMNVEHEPEYDWPRPPVGGYTADDLDRLPNLPPHTELIDGSLVMMSPQTAFHSRAMRLLENELLRLAPEGLEIFREMTVTLGKRDRPEPDVMAVKATAYTGPEQTSFLPEDVVLAIEVVSADSLKRDREVKPRKYAAAGIPHFWRVEHDKKSGRTAVYVYEVDPATRAYLLTGIHHDQLKLGVPFAIDIDLSHLA is encoded by the coding sequence ATGGGAGCAGTGATGAATGTCGAGCACGAGCCCGAGTACGACTGGCCGCGCCCTCCGGTGGGCGGCTACACCGCCGACGACCTGGACCGGCTGCCGAATCTGCCTCCCCACACGGAGCTGATCGACGGGAGCCTTGTCATGATGAGTCCGCAGACCGCCTTCCACTCCAGGGCCATGCGACTTCTGGAGAACGAGCTTCTGCGGCTGGCCCCCGAAGGGCTGGAGATCTTCCGGGAGATGACCGTCACCCTGGGCAAGCGGGACCGCCCGGAGCCGGATGTCATGGCGGTGAAGGCGACCGCCTACACCGGCCCCGAACAGACCTCGTTCCTGCCCGAGGACGTGGTGCTGGCCATTGAGGTCGTCTCGGCCGATTCCCTGAAGCGGGACCGCGAGGTGAAGCCCAGGAAGTACGCCGCGGCGGGCATTCCGCACTTCTGGCGGGTGGAGCACGACAAGAAGTCGGGCCGGACCGCTGTCTATGTCTATGAGGTCGACCCGGCGACCAGGGCGTACCTGCTCACCGGCATCCACCACGATCAGCTCAAGCTGGGCGTGCCGTTCGCGATCGACATCGATCTCTCGCACCTGGCGTAA